The following proteins come from a genomic window of Bacteroidia bacterium:
- a CDS encoding TatD family hydrolase, with protein sequence MFYNTHCHFLQKHPHEISIYNLFGDETEIPQSFFSAGFHPWQMLPEDRIEYYQTCLVPKWQNEHCVAIGEIGLDKVKGIDWQIQIYRFKAQLNMAKKFDKPVIIHSVKAYYEVLSILNQVKWDKPYIFHGFNKSYTLAKDLLQKGAMLSFGMALDDNRFIKQVFMPVWKEYPAQILLESDTNPIPIQVLYQKIADNLNVPLSVVCQVIQNTVEKTFGHLS encoded by the coding sequence ATGTTTTACAATACTCATTGTCATTTTTTGCAGAAACATCCTCATGAGATAAGTATATACAACCTTTTTGGCGATGAAACTGAAATACCTCAATCTTTTTTTTCGGCAGGTTTTCATCCTTGGCAAATGCTGCCCGAGGATAGAATAGAGTACTATCAAACCTGCTTAGTTCCTAAATGGCAAAATGAACACTGTGTTGCAATAGGTGAAATAGGACTAGACAAAGTAAAAGGCATAGATTGGCAAATTCAAATTTATCGCTTCAAAGCTCAATTAAACATGGCTAAAAAGTTTGATAAACCCGTTATTATTCACTCTGTAAAAGCTTATTACGAAGTTTTATCTATTCTCAACCAAGTTAAGTGGGACAAGCCCTATATTTTTCATGGATTTAACAAGTCCTATACGTTAGCCAAAGATTTATTACAAAAAGGTGCTATGCTTTCATTCGGTATGGCTTTGGATGATAACAGGTTTATAAAACAAGTTTTTATGCCCGTATGGAAAGAATACCCTGCACAAATCTTATTAGAAAGTGATACTAACCCTATTCCCATTCAGGTTTTATATCAAAAAATTGCAGATAACTTGAATGTTCCTCTATCAGTAGTTTGCCAGGTAATCCAAAACACGGTTGAAAAAACTTTTGGTCATTTGAGTTAA
- a CDS encoding cation:dicarboxylase symporter family transporter translates to MRKPKLTTQIFLGMILGIIVGYLYREFYPEKADYQIFVDRVKILSDIFLRLIKMIIAPLVFSTLVVGIAKLGDFKTVGRIGLKTIIYFQIATILALSLGLVLVNVAQPGYLMHIELPSKGSEVEIAAKKTTLSHFITHIFPKSVVESMANNEILPIVVFSLFFGIATASIGETGQIIIKFMDAVAQVMFKITHYVMQFAPFGVFGAISAVVCAQGIGILKGYLYLILCFFAGLLIFIFIILQIICWIAKIPFWRLIQHVKEPILLAFSTASSEAAFPKTVEGLERFGCSSRIVTFVLPLGYSFNLDGSIMYMTFATVFIAQAYNIHLTIAQQITMMLTLLITSKGMAGVPRASLVVIAGTCAMFGIPVEGLLILLGVDQVLDMGRSATNVIGNAVATAVVSKWEKELISQ, encoded by the coding sequence ATGCGAAAACCGAAACTAACCACACAGATATTTTTAGGAATGATATTAGGAATAATAGTGGGCTACCTATATCGGGAATTTTATCCTGAAAAAGCAGACTATCAAATTTTTGTAGATCGGGTTAAAATTTTAAGTGATATTTTTTTGCGGTTGATTAAGATGATTATTGCGCCGTTAGTATTCTCAACTTTGGTTGTAGGTATAGCAAAATTGGGAGATTTCAAGACCGTAGGTAGAATTGGGCTAAAAACGATTATATACTTTCAGATTGCTACTATTTTAGCACTAAGTTTAGGTTTAGTGTTAGTAAATGTAGCGCAGCCTGGCTATTTAATGCATATAGAGTTACCTTCCAAAGGTTCGGAAGTAGAAATAGCGGCTAAAAAAACAACGTTATCCCATTTTATTACTCATATTTTTCCTAAAAGTGTAGTTGAGTCTATGGCAAATAATGAAATTTTACCTATCGTAGTTTTTTCTTTATTTTTTGGGATAGCTACGGCAAGCATCGGAGAAACAGGACAAATTATCATTAAGTTTATGGATGCCGTAGCTCAAGTAATGTTCAAAATTACACACTATGTCATGCAGTTTGCGCCGTTTGGTGTATTTGGGGCAATTAGTGCAGTAGTTTGTGCGCAAGGTATAGGAATTTTGAAAGGGTATCTCTACCTTATTTTATGCTTTTTTGCAGGTCTGTTAATTTTTATATTCATTATTTTACAAATTATCTGTTGGATAGCTAAAATACCTTTTTGGAGGCTTATTCAGCATGTCAAAGAACCTATTTTATTAGCGTTCAGTACAGCTAGTTCTGAAGCTGCTTTTCCTAAAACAGTAGAGGGATTAGAAAGATTTGGATGTAGTTCTCGGATTGTTACCTTTGTTTTGCCCTTAGGGTACTCATTTAACTTAGATGGCTCTATCATGTATATGACCTTTGCCACTGTATTTATTGCTCAGGCATATAACATACATTTGACTATTGCCCAGCAGATTACCATGATGCTGACTTTATTGATTACTAGTAAAGGCATGGCGGGGGTTCCACGGGCGTCCTTAGTTGTTATTGCAGGTACCTGTGCTATGTTTGGTATTCCTGTGGAAGGATTACTGATTTTATTAGGTGTAGATCAAGTACTAGATATGGGCAGAAGCGCCACAAACGTAATAGGAAACGCTGTGGCTACGGCAGTAGTATCCAAATGGGAAAAAGAATTGATTAGTCAGTGA
- the kbl gene encoding glycine C-acetyltransferase: MYETLKPILEQEIESLKNAGLYKKERIITSAQGAEITLDTGAKVINFCANNYLGLSSHPLVIEAAKKAIDTHGFGMSSVRFICGTQDIHKVLERKIAEFLGTEDTILYAAAFDANGGVFEPLFNEEDAIISDALNHASIIDGIRLCKAERHRYAHDNMQELEEILKKTQHKRHRIIVTDGVFSMDGTIAQLDKICDLADKYKALVMVDECHATGVIGKTGRGTIEYRNVMGRVDIITGTLGKALGGASGGFTTGRKEIIDILRQRSRPYLFSNTLAPSIVGASIAVFDLLSSTTELRDKLERNTKYFREKMTAAGFDIKPGTHPIVPIMLYDAKLSQVFADKLLEKGIYVIGFYYPVVPQGQARIRVQISAAHEQHHLDRAIQAFTEVGRELGVLKQAT; this comes from the coding sequence ATGTACGAAACCTTAAAACCTATATTAGAACAAGAAATTGAAAGCCTTAAAAATGCAGGGCTGTACAAAAAAGAACGTATCATCACATCAGCACAAGGTGCAGAAATTACTTTGGATACAGGTGCAAAGGTAATTAACTTTTGTGCCAACAACTACTTAGGCTTGTCTTCTCACCCGTTAGTGATAGAAGCAGCTAAAAAAGCTATTGACACACATGGCTTCGGCATGAGCAGCGTACGATTTATTTGCGGTACACAAGACATTCATAAAGTTTTGGAAAGAAAAATTGCCGAATTTTTAGGTACAGAGGATACCATTTTGTACGCTGCTGCTTTTGATGCTAACGGAGGCGTGTTTGAACCTTTATTCAACGAAGAGGATGCAATTATCTCTGATGCCTTAAACCATGCCTCTATCATTGACGGAATTAGATTGTGTAAAGCAGAACGCCATAGATACGCCCACGATAACATGCAAGAGTTGGAAGAAATACTCAAAAAAACTCAACATAAAAGACACCGAATCATAGTAACCGATGGTGTATTTTCTATGGATGGAACGATTGCACAATTAGATAAAATTTGTGATTTAGCGGATAAATACAAAGCTTTGGTCATGGTAGATGAATGCCACGCCACAGGCGTCATAGGCAAAACAGGTAGAGGTACGATTGAATATCGCAATGTAATGGGCAGAGTGGACATTATTACAGGTACACTAGGTAAGGCACTCGGCGGCGCATCAGGAGGCTTTACTACGGGAAGAAAAGAAATTATAGACATTCTTAGACAGCGTTCTAGACCTTACTTGTTCTCAAATACCTTAGCCCCTTCAATCGTAGGTGCAAGTATTGCCGTTTTTGACCTACTCTCTTCAACCACAGAATTGAGAGATAAACTAGAAAGAAACACAAAATACTTCCGTGAAAAAATGACTGCTGCAGGATTTGACATCAAACCAGGCACACATCCTATTGTACCTATCATGCTCTACGACGCTAAATTAAGCCAAGTTTTTGCAGATAAGCTGCTTGAAAAAGGAATTTATGTGATAGGTTTCTATTATCCTGTTGTACCACAAGGACAAGCCCGTATACGCGTACAAATATCCGCCGCACATGAACAACATCATTTAGACAGAGCTATACAAGCGTTTACAGAAGTGGGCAGAGAACTCGGCGTGCTTAAACAAGCTACCTAA
- a CDS encoding helix-hairpin-helix domain-containing protein produces the protein MIVLTVSLPRFIFLNKEKIQIDQDSIIKYLAKQEAPKQEDKSTLSNNDNLLFSEQSTNLSDKKSNFEKINLNTCDSLQLVQIRGVGEKTAKKILQVRRKIKIFHSIGQLACIGLYPEIVHRLQQHCYVESDAYKQVQKIELNEVEDKSLFRMPGFTYDIAKSFIKYRKFLKKQGKKITSWQEVLQNVEGIDEQWLSCWQIYYQI, from the coding sequence TTGATAGTTCTTACTGTAAGTTTGCCAAGATTTATTTTTCTCAATAAAGAAAAAATACAAATTGACCAAGACAGCATTATTAAGTACCTTGCCAAGCAAGAAGCCCCCAAGCAAGAAGATAAATCTACTCTAAGCAATAATGATAACTTACTTTTTTCAGAACAAAGTACAAATTTGAGCGATAAAAAAAGTAACTTTGAAAAAATAAATTTGAATACTTGCGACTCTCTTCAATTGGTACAGATACGCGGAGTAGGCGAAAAAACTGCAAAAAAAATTTTACAGGTACGGCGTAAGATTAAAATCTTTCACAGCATTGGACAATTAGCTTGTATTGGTTTATATCCTGAAATTGTGCATCGTTTGCAGCAACACTGTTATGTGGAAAGTGATGCTTACAAGCAAGTTCAAAAAATAGAGTTAAATGAAGTAGAAGATAAATCTTTGTTCAGAATGCCAGGTTTTACGTATGATATAGCTAAATCTTTCATAAAGTATCGCAAATTTCTCAAAAAACAAGGTAAAAAAATTACTTCGTGGCAGGAGGTTCTACAAAATGTGGAAGGAATAGATGAACAATGGCTATCGTGCTGGCAAATATATTATCAAATATAA